Within Bacteroidota bacterium, the genomic segment TTTAACTTTAACATTTGATACCGATAGGCCGGTAATTTCACTTATTTCTTCTATTGTTTGTTCTTCTAGATAAAACATTGTTAATAACAGGTTGTCTTCTTCAGGTACTTTCTTTAGGGCCATCTCAAAATATCTCTTTTTATCATCTAGGCTCAAACCACCAGTTTCATCCAGAATTTCATCAAAGGTATAATTTTCTATAATGTGATCATCAATAGCCAATACCTCAAGACTTTTTTTCCTGGTTTTAGAAACAGCCGTATTAAAAGCGATTCTGTATACCCATGTAGAAAATTTAGCCTCTCTTTTAAAATTTTTTAAAGATTGAAAGACTTTTAAAAATACATCTTGCGCAATTTCTTCTGCATCCTCCCTGCTTTTTAAGATTCGGTTCGCGATTGTGAAAACCATTGCCTTATGTCGATTGATCAATTCGGCAAAAGCTGCGGTTTCTCCATTCAGAACCTTATCTATATAATATAAATCTTTCTGTTGCATCATTCACATGATTAGACTACAATAATTGAAATTCGTTACAATATACAATCAGAAATATTTTTAGGCTATAGGAAATCGGTAAAAAGTATTTTTAAGATGGTGGATTCAGGAATATAAGTTCTAAGCTTATTACTAGCATTAATAATACTGATTTTGAACCATTCGTAACCCAATAAATAATCTTGCGTCATATGAGTAGAAAACGCATTGTTTAACTAAAAATTTAAAGTCATGAGCGAACAAGTAGGAGCAGCATTTATTCTCACAGTAATATTCGGGTTTATATTCGCCATCGTTTATCTGGGAATACGTAGAAAAGAAAGAATGGCATTATTAGAAAAAGGGGTAGATGCCTCATTTTTCATCTCTAAAAAAACAAGTTCAACAACCCTTAAATTCGGGATGCTATTTGTAGGAGTTGCCATTGGTATTTTATTAGGGAATATCCTTGAATATGCCACACCCTTAGATGAAGAAGTAGCTTATTTTTCAATGATTTTCCTTTTCGGTGGATCAGGATTAATTATCAATTACTTCATTGAGAAGAAAAACGAAGAAAAGTAGTGAAACTGCAGAATTAAGTAGAAAGGAGGCCTTTGAGCCTCTTTTTTTATGCCTTTAACGGAAATTCATGTAAAACTGTATAAATCGGACCAGTGCTTTTTAATATGCTTTCATACAAATAAATTTTATCAACCTCCACTTTTTGAAATGTTAAGTCCTGATGTTTTTGTATAATTTTTTGAAACAATATTTTATCATTTAGTTGTTTTATCCTTCCTAAAGTTAAATGGGGTACAAAATTCTGGCGATCATTGACATATCCAATCTTTTCAAGATTCGTATTGATATCCTTTTCAAGTTCTTTCAGTTTTACATCATTTGATATTCCTGCCCAAATCAACTTTGGTTGATAAATGCAGCCAAAAATCCCTACTTTTTCAATATCGAATTCAAATTTTGTCTTTGGATATAAAAGATTCTCAAGATTTAAAATGATGGAATTAATTTTTTCTGAATGCGTTTCTCCAAAAAACTTAAGCGTAAGGTGCATATTTATTAGTCTCACCCACTTAATTCGCTCATGACTTAAACCCTTCTTTAATTGTTCGATTGCACTCATAAAATCAGTTTGAGGTTGAATTTCAATTGCCAGAAATATACGCTTTGATTTTAGCATCTTTTAACATATTTAACTTATTGTATATTTTAATATTTGTACTTTTGCAAAAAAAATTACGTCTAACTTTTTACCTTATAAAAATACAACAATGACCAATACAAGTAAGAAATTTAGCTGGAGGGCATTTATCAGTTTCGGATTGACTTATTCATTCATCATCATTTTTTTAACCGGGATTGTGCTCTATTTAGCTCCAGCCGGGAGAATAGCACAATGGGTTAATTGGAGGTTTGCCGGTTTTTCAAAAGATGAATGGCAAGCTATTCATACCATCTTTTCCTATCTATTTGTCATCCTTTCAATTTTTCACTTATTTACAGCTAACTGGAAAACTTTTGTTTCTTATCTGAAAAATAAGACTCAAAATGGTTTAAATAAAAAACGTGAACTTTTTATTTCAACTATTCTAACTATCGCTATATTTTTGGGGATCCTATTTTCAGTTCCCCCCTTTAGTTCGGTCATGGATTTGGGCGAATATTTAAAAAGCTCTTGGGAAAACGAAGAATCGACACCTCCAATCGCACATGCTGAACTACTAACTTTAACCGAATTGGTCGTGCAATTAAACAATATGCCAATCGAAAAAATTGAAGAAAAACTGATAGCCAATAAAATAAAATTTGAGAATATAAACCAAACATTGGCAGAAATTGCAGCAATAAATAAGATTACGCCTAATGAGCTTTACAATATCATAAGTAAAAAATCAGGCGCAGGAATGCCGGGTGCAGGAATGGGTAAAAAAACCCTTGCAGATATTGCCGTTGAAAACAATAAGGATGTTGATGAATTAATTAATTTACTGAAAGACAAAAACATTATTGCAACCAAAGATAAAACGTTGAAAGCCATAGCCGAAGAGTATGATATGGCTGCAAAAGATATTCATGAAATCATTCTTCCAACAAAATAAAAGCTTGTTTCAAGATATATTTTCTCCTTATTGGTATTATCGGAAAATATCCTAAATTTGCACGCAAGTTGGGGCATTAGCTTCCCGATTCGTTTCACTCATCGGGACAGGCAACTTCGCTAATGCCAAATAAGAAAGTTTGAAGTTGTATAACTTAGGGGGCATTAGCTCAGTTGGCTAGAGCGTTTGACTGGCAGTCAAGAGGTCATCGGTTCGATTCCGATATGCTCCACAAAAAAAAGGAAGGCATCTGTCTTCCTTTTTTATTTATGCCTTAATCCTTAACACAACGCACAGAAAAACCTAAATTCTTATAATAATTGAATCTGTTTACCCAATGATCATCGTAGAACATTTCGTGGTACCAGGCACGAGTCGCGTCGTGCTCTGTAGAACTCCACCAATATCCTGTGCTCCCAAGTTCCAAAAATTGTCCGTTGTCGCGGGCACCACCCGGAAGAGCAGTAAAGCCTGTTTCATTTGTTGCACCTAAATTAGGGCTGAACCAATGGCTTGTGCCTGCTTCTTTTAGTTTACCACCTGCATGATCTTCACCACCCAAATAGGACGTCAGGGTCCTCCACTCATCATCTGTTGGCACATGCCAACCTGTTGGGCAAAGTTTACCAGTATTCACGGTGTACCAGTTGTACAATGCACCATAAGTAGCTTTATTGGCTGCAGCATCATTGTTATACCAACTATAACCGGGGCTTACTAAATTGCTCAAATCAACATTGCTAGTAGCCAACGGGATAGGT encodes:
- a CDS encoding RNA polymerase sigma factor; amino-acid sequence: MMQQKDLYYIDKVLNGETAAFAELINRHKAMVFTIANRILKSREDAEEIAQDVFLKVFQSLKNFKREAKFSTWVYRIAFNTAVSKTRKKSLEVLAIDDHIIENYTFDEILDETGGLSLDDKKRYFEMALKKVPEEDNLLLTMFYLEEQTIEEISEITGLSVSNVKVKLHRTRKKLYEHINVMLKYRIGELI
- the thpR gene encoding RNA 2',3'-cyclic phosphodiesterase, which gives rise to MLKSKRIFLAIEIQPQTDFMSAIEQLKKGLSHERIKWVRLINMHLTLKFFGETHSEKINSIILNLENLLYPKTKFEFDIEKVGIFGCIYQPKLIWAGISNDVKLKELEKDINTNLEKIGYVNDRQNFVPHLTLGRIKQLNDKILFQKIIQKHQDLTFQKVEVDKIYLYESILKSTGPIYTVLHEFPLKA
- a CDS encoding DUF4405 domain-containing protein, whose amino-acid sequence is MTNTSKKFSWRAFISFGLTYSFIIIFLTGIVLYLAPAGRIAQWVNWRFAGFSKDEWQAIHTIFSYLFVILSIFHLFTANWKTFVSYLKNKTQNGLNKKRELFISTILTIAIFLGILFSVPPFSSVMDLGEYLKSSWENEESTPPIAHAELLTLTELVVQLNNMPIEKIEEKLIANKIKFENINQTLAEIAAINKITPNELYNIISKKSGAGMPGAGMGKKTLADIAVENNKDVDELINLLKDKNIIATKDKTLKAIAEEYDMAAKDIHEIILPTK
- a CDS encoding fibrobacter succinogenes major paralogous domain-containing protein, translated to MKKNNRVWINSIVLILFIIMLSISCKKGSDEKTSGDTLTDSDGNNYGIVTIGTQVWMAENLKTTKYNDNTPIPLATSNVDLSNLVSPGYSWYNNDAAANKATYGALYNWYTVNTGKLCPTGWHVPTDDEWRTLTSYLGGEDHAGGKLKEAGTSHWFSPNLGATNETGFTALPGGARDNGQFLELGSTGYWWSSTEHDATRAWYHEMFYDDHWVNRFNYYKNLGFSVRCVKD